In a single window of the Bos taurus isolate L1 Dominette 01449 registration number 42190680 breed Hereford chromosome 23, ARS-UCD2.0, whole genome shotgun sequence genome:
- the OR2J3D gene encoding olfactory receptor family 2 subfamily J member 3D, protein MTTRKMNATSEAYFVLLGFSNWPHLEVVLFVVVLVFYLMTLTGNLFIIILSYLDSHLHTPMYFFLSNLSFLDLCYTTSFIPQLLVNLWGPGKTISYTGCMIQLYFVLALGCTECVLLMVMSYDRYAAVCRPLHYSILMHPRFCHLLAVASWVSGFTNSALHSFFTFWVPLCGHRQVDHFFCEVPALLRLSCIDTRANELTLMVTSSIFVLIPLILILSSYGAIARAVLRMQSTTGLQKVFGTCGAHLMVVSLFFIPVMCIYLQPPSGNSQDQGKFIALFYTVVTPSLNPLIYTLRNKDVRGAVKSLVG, encoded by the coding sequence ATGACCACGAGAAAAATGAATGCAACCTCTGAAGCCTACTTTGTTCTACTGGGGTTTTCTAATTGGCCTCATCTGGAAGTAGTTCTCTTTGTGGTTGTCTTGGTGTTCTACTTGATGACATTGACAGGCAACCTGTTCATCATTATCTTGTCATACTTGGATTCCCATCTCCACACtcctatgtattttttcctctcaAATCTCTCTTTTCTGGATCTCTGCTATACCACCAGCTTCATCCCTCAGTTGCTGGTCAACCTCTGGGGTCCAGGAAAAACCATCTCTTACACTGGTTGCATGATTCAGCTTTATTTTGTCCTCGCACTGGGATGCACAGAATGTGTGCTTCTGATGGTGATGTCCTATGACCGTTATGCAGCTGTGTGTAGACCCCTGCACTACTCTATCCTCATGCACCCTCGTTTCTGCCATCTGTTGGCTGTGGCTTCTTGGGTAAGTGGCTTTACCAACTCagcacttcattctttctttacattttggGTACCCCTGTGTGGACATCGCCAAGTGGACCATTTCTTCTGTGAAGTTCCAGCACTACTTCGACTGTCATGCATTGATACCCGTGCTAATGAGCTAACTCTCATGGTCACAAGCTCCATTTTTGTTCTCATACCTCTCATCCTCATTCTCAGCTCCTATGGTGCCATTGCCCGGGCAGTGCTGAGGATGCAGTCGACAACTGGACTCCAGAAAGTCTTTGGGACGTGTGGAGCCCATCTTATGGTCGTATCcctctttttcattccagtcatgTGCATATACCTCCAGCCACCATCAGGAAATTCTCAAGATCAGGGCAAGTTCATTGCCCTCTTTTATACTGTTGTCACACCTAGCCTCAACCCTCTAATCTACACCCTCAGAAACAAAGATGTAAGAGGGGCCGTAAAGAGTCTAGTGGGGTGA
- the OR10AL42 gene encoding olfactory receptor family 10 subfamily AL member 42, whose protein sequence is MSINCSLWQDNSMSVKHFAFVKFSEATEQCFLLFTLILFMFLVSLTGNVLIALAIWTNPALHTPMYFFLANLSLLEIGYTCSTIPKMLQNLVSEARGISREGCATQMFFFTLFGISECCLLAAMAFDRYMAICSPLHYATRMSRGVCVHLAMVSWGVGCIVSLGQTNYIFSLDFCGPCEIDHFFCDLLPILALACGDTSHNEAAVFVAAILCISSPFLLIIASYGRILAAVLVMPSPEGRQKALSTCSSHLLVVTLFYGSGSVTYLRPKASHSPGVDKLLALFYTVVTSMLNPIIYSLRNKEVKTALRRTLGKKSNFI, encoded by the coding sequence ATGAGCATCAATTGTTCTTTGTGGCAGGACAACAGCATGTCTGTGAAACACTTTGCATTTGTCAAATTCTCTGAGGCCACCGAACAGTGCTTCCTTTTATTTACCCTCATCCTATTCATGTTCTTAGTATCACTGACAGGCAATGTTCTCATAGCTCTTGCCATCTGGACCAATCCAGCCCTCCatacccccatgtacttcttcctggcCAACTTGTCTCTCTTGGAGATTGGATACACTTGCTCTACTATACCCAAGATGCTGCAGAACCTTGTGAGTGAGGCCCGAGGAATCTCTCGGGAGGGCTGTGCTACACAGATGTTTTTCTTTACATTATTTGGTATCAGTGAGTGCTGTCTTTTGGCAGCCATGGCTTTTGATCGCTATATGGCCATATGCTCCCCACTTCACTATGCAACACGAATGAGTCGTGGAGTGTGTGTCCATTTAGCAATGGTTTCTTGGGGAGTAGGTTGCATAGTAAGCTTGGGCCAAACCAACTATATTTTCTCTTTAGACTTCTGTGGCCCCTGTGAAATAGACCACTTCTTCTGTGACCTCTTGCCTATCCTGGCACTAGCCTGTGGGGATACATCCCATAATGAGGCTGCAGTCTTTGTTGCAGCCATTCTTTGCATTTCCAGTCCATTTTTATTAATCATTGCTTCTTATGGCAGAATTCTAGCTGCTGTATTGGTCATGCCCTCCCCTGAAGGCCGTCAAAAAGCTCTTTCCACCTGTTCTTCCCACCTACTGGTAGTAACACTCTTCTATGGCTCAGGATCTGTCACCTACTTGAGACCCAAGGCTAGTCATTCACCTGGGGTGGATAAACTCCTGGCCCTCTTCTATACTGTGGTGACATCCATGCTCAACCCTATCATCTACAGCTTACGGAACAAGGAAGTCAAGACAGCTCTTCGGAGAACTCTGGGCAAGAAAAGCAACTTCATTTAG